The genomic DNA CTCCTAATGCAAAAGGAACGGCAGCTTATTTAGCTAAAAACTAAAGAATAATTATAGGAAGGGATAAGTTCGTGTGAAAGTTGGGGGATAAATAGCACGAGCTTCCTTTTCGTAAAACAGAAAGGGATGATTCAAGAATTAAATCAAGATAATTTAGGGGAAATATTAAAAGGAAATAAAACAGTTATTGTACAGTATTCTGCTACTTGGTGTGGAAATTGTAGAATAATGAAACCTAAGTTTAAGAAGTTAGCTTCAGAAAATGAGAATGTTGCTTTTGTAATCGTAGATGCAGAGAAGTTTCCTGAAAGTAGAAAATTAGCAGATGTTAGTAATTTACCTACTTTTGCGACTTTTGTAGATGGTAACTTTGTAAACCAAACTCAAACAAATAAATTTGAGGTATTGAAAGATTTATTAAGTGAAGTTGTATAATATAAAATACAATTTAGAATTGAAGTAATTTTAGTTCATGAAATAAAAATAAACAAATGAAATTACCTGTAATAAAGCATTTAACTAACTTCATTGAGGAAAATGATCAAGATTATGTTTTGGAAACTATAGAAACTTTGGAGGCATTAACAGAAGTACCATCATTAAAAGATGATGAACTTGATGTTATAGGAGAATTAATATCTAATTTATATGGAGCTGTAGAAGTGGATAAAATGATTAAAGAGGGAACTCCAAAGAAAGAGGCGTTGAACGCTTTTATGAAACGTGTTTTAGGTGCTATTGATAAATAATATTTATTAATGTAGTTAAATAAATATAGTAGATCCTTGAAAAAAACAAAAAAGAATCTTGTGTTTAGTTAGATACAAGATTCTTTTTTGTTTTTTATTTGAATAAAAAAGTAGCTTAGATATTTTTAACCATGATATCATCAGTTTGAGTTTCTGTTCCCATTTTAAAAGGGTGACTTCCATTTTTTTTAAAGCCATTTTTTCTATAAAACTTAATTGCTTTTAAGTTTTTTTCCCAAACCCCTAACCAAATATACTTTAGCTTTCTATGATTGGCTATTTTCATGGCGAAATCAAGTAGATATTGCCCTATCTTTTTTCTTTGAAATTTATTTAATATATAAATACGTTCTATTTCCATAGCATTGGGGTCTTTGAGATCGGTTTGAGAGTTTCCGAAGTTAAGTTTTAAGTAACCAGCTATTTCACTATTGTATTTTATAAAGTAAAATTTTGATTCAGTATTGACTATTTCTTTTTCTAATTGTTGTTTATTAAAAGCTTTTTTCAAATAATCATTCATGTTTTGTGTAGAATTGCTTTCAGAGAAAGAATCTGCATAAGTTTTTTTTGATAATAAAATAAGCTTTTCTAGATCCTTTAATCCTACGGGTACTAGTTTAAGAAGAGGAGAAGTTTGCATTGTTAAAAGATAGAGGTAATCCCTTAAATAATACTTGTTAAGTAATTAATTTCAATAAAAAGTTCTTTTCTGCTTCGTTTTTACTGTTTGCATAAGGAATAAAACTATTTTAAAGAATAAGAGATATCTATTGGGTTGATAAATATTATTAAAAAACTACAAATTACTTCAAAAAGTAGTTTGTAGCTAAGTTATTGAAAATATTTTAATTTATAAAACCACTCTATTTAAGATGATTTAAAAGGGAAGCTAGAATAGGGTATATCCAAGTGTGAAAAGTAATGCGTTATAATTAGAGTTGAAAGAAATACTATTTCCTAAAATACTTCTATTACCTTGGTATCTTAATTCAGCACTATATCTTCTGTATTTATATCCTATACCTAAAGAAAAATTGTTTCTTGACGCTATTTCTGAAAGTAGGTATCTTGATCCATCTTTTCTAAAAAACTCTAAAGAGGAATCAATATCAAAGTTTAAAACATATGAAAGATTAACAAATAAAGCAGATTTATTTTTTAAGAACAAATAATGTCTTAAGCTAAAAGGAACTTCAATAACCTTATAGTCAATTTTTGTTACTATCTTTTTTCCTGATACAAAATCAGCATCCAAACCAGTCATATCGTTGCTTTTAAAAGACTGGTAAGAAGGTTCAATAGCTAAAGCCCATTTGTTTTTGTTAAAAGGGAGTATGAATTCAGTTTCTATACCAAATCTTATATTAGACGTGTTTTTGATGTCCGTATATTTTTTTTCATCTTTACTTATAGTAAGGCTAGCATTGTTTAGTCCTACTTTTACATTAAAATTAAATAAATCACCGTTTTTTGCTTTTTTGAAGCTTTTAAATTGCGGATCATTACACTTATTATATTTTATAAAAAAGTTAGTTAACTGATTTTTTTTGTATTGTATTTGGTTTATTTTGCTTATTGTAAACTTATCACATTTTAAATTGAGCCAAAGTTGCCTTTTAAAAGTGTTGTTTTTCCTAATTTTATTTTCGCTTATTCTATATGGTTTGTATATAAGTTGTTTTATTTGTTGAGAATCATCTTTGCTATAAAAATACCGTCTAAGATTATTGTCTTTATAAAAGTATAGGCTCGCTTTTCCTGCTACCAATACCTTCAAAAAAAGTGATTCCTTTTTAAAAATGGGCTCTTTGTTGTTACTTATATGTTTTAAGCTACTACTAGACCTGTCAATTTCAACAAGGCTTCTTATGTATTTAGATTGGCCTATGATAGCAAATTCTTTAACAGATTGTACCTGTATAGTTTTTTCAGGAGAAGAGAGGGTTGTTTTGTACTCAAAATAAGAAGGAGTATTATCCCAATCGATATTTTTAATATAACAGTTTATCTTTTGGTTAAAGTTATCAATGTAATATCCTTTTTCAAAAGAAATTTGAGCATAAGAATTGAAATGTAAAAAAATAGCAATAAATAACAATGTTAGCTTTTTCATAATTATAGAGTATATGGTATAAATTTTGTGAGTAAAATTACACAATTTTCTGTAAATGTAATAAAAAGAAAATGAGAATTCAAAAGCATAAAAAAAAGGGTAAGCAAAAGATCAGTTTATTCTCTTTAGTGCATTCATTTTTTGTATAATTTCTTTCAGTCGCTCCTTATTTCGTTGTTTTTCCAGTCTTATTTTATTTTCCTTTTGTTTTAGAAGCCTAGAGTGTTTTGCTTTATTTACGGTGTTTTTTGCTTTTCCTTTTTTAGCCATTAGATGTTTTTTTAGTGAATGATAATAATCCGAGAAAGGTAATTAATCCATTTAGTATTAATACAAAAAAACCAAAGTCAAAGTTAAATTTTTCCTTACAAAAATAGCTAATACAATAAGTTAAAATAGGAGCAGTTATACAGATAAAAGGAACTAATTTATCTCTTGTAGTTTTTTGAGTGAATAAGCCAAAGCTATATAAACCAAGTAAAGGGCCATAGGTATATCCCGCAAAAGTGAAAATTTTAGCAATTACGCTAGCATCTGCAATAAAATATTTAAAGATCAAAATAGTGGTCATTAAAATAAAGGAAAAAGCAATATGAATTTTTTTTCTTATTTTTTCTTGTTGCCTAATGCTTTCTTTTTTGTCAATTTCCAAAATATCGATACTAAAAGAAGTTGTTAGGGAAGTTAGCGCAGAATCAGCACTTGAGTAAGCAGCAGCAATCAATCCTAGTAAAAAGAATGTTGCAGTAGTGGCTCCTAAAGTGCTTTTAGTAGCAATTACAGGGAATAACTGATCTTTATGAGCATGGATTCCATGCTGTACAGCAAAATCGGTTAATAATACTCCTAATATTAAAAATAAGAGATTTACAATTACTAAAACAATTGTAAACCAAAACATATTTTTTTGAGCATCTTTTAAATTTTTACAGGTTAAGTTTTTCTGCATCATATCTTGGTCCAATCCTGTCATGACAACAGCAATAAAAGCACCCGAAAAAAATTGCTTCCAAAAATAATTACCAGCTTTCCAGTCATCGAAAAAAAAGGTTTTCGAAAGTTTGTTTTTAGAAACGTACTCGATAAGATTCGTTATTTGCATATCTTCAGATATGGTATAAATACAAACTCCAACAGCAATTAGCATGAACAGTGTTTGTAATGTATCTGTCCAAACAATAGTTTTTATACCACCTTTAAAGGTGTATAGCCATATTAAAGCTATGGTTATAGTTACTGTTAGCCAAAAAGGAATTCCGTAAGCATCAAAAAGCAGTAATTGCAAAACGTTAGCAACGAGAAATAAGCGAAAAGACGCGCCAATAGTTCGAGATAGTAAAAAGAAAGAAGCACCTGTTTTATAGGAGTAGTTTCCAAACCTATTAGCTAAATAAGTGTATATAGAGGTTAGATTTAGTTTATAGTATAGAGGAAGTAAAATCAAACCAATGATAGCATAACCTAGTACATAGCCCAATACCATTTGCATATACCCCATTGCTTGCGTTTCTACCCAGCCAGGAACGGAAATGAAAGTAACTCCAGATAAGGAAGCACCTATCATACCAAAGGCAACAACATACCAAGGAGAGGAATTATTTGCTTTAAAAAAAGTGTTATTATTTGCAGATTTGCTTGTGCTATAAGAGATGCATATCAATAAGCAGAAGTAACAAATAATTAAGAGTAGTACATTTATTGGTTCCATAAAAGGATTTTTATAATAAAGTACGAATATAGCAAATAAAAAATGCTGTTAAAGTTACATTTATCAACAGCATTTTTTTAGTGTATTATTTTATTTCAATAACGGTATCCGTTACTTTTTTTCGTACTTTTTTTAAGTCTTTCATGTAATCATCTTTAGCTCTAAATCCTACAGGAAGAACAAGAATAGATTTTAAGTTTTGAGAGCTCAACCCTAAAATTTCATCGTATTTTTCGGGAGAAAACCCTTCCATAGGGCAAGCATCAATTTTTTCGTTTGCAGCAACAGTCATCAAATTACCTAAAACAATATATGCTTGGTTTTTATTCCATTGAAAAATAGCTTCATCTGTTAGTTTTGAGAAATGACCAATTAAAAATTCCTTAAAAGGATTTAAAATATCATCAGGAGTATCTCTTACCTCTTTAACTAAATTAAAATATTTTTCGATATGATCTTTTTCTACTTTAGCAGGAATACATAAAATTAAGAC from Tenacibaculum maritimum NCIMB 2154 includes the following:
- a CDS encoding NAD(P)H-dependent oxidoreductase; this translates as MNSIENLKWRYAVKKFDKDKLLTETQIQTLKEAFNLTATSYGLQPVKMVVLQNKEIQQKLVPHSWNQQQIAQASHVLILCIPAKVEKDHIEKYFNLVKEVRDTPDDILNPFKEFLIGHFSKLTDEAIFQWNKNQAYIVLGNLMTVAANEKIDACPMEGFSPEKYDEILGLSSQNLKSILVLPVGFRAKDDYMKDLKKVRKKVTDTVIEIK
- a CDS encoding DUF6952 family protein gives rise to the protein MKLPVIKHLTNFIEENDQDYVLETIETLEALTEVPSLKDDELDVIGELISNLYGAVEVDKMIKEGTPKKEALNAFMKRVLGAIDK
- a CDS encoding thioredoxin family protein, which codes for MIQELNQDNLGEILKGNKTVIVQYSATWCGNCRIMKPKFKKLASENENVAFVIVDAEKFPESRKLADVSNLPTFATFVDGNFVNQTQTNKFEVLKDLLSEVV
- a CDS encoding sodium:solute symporter, with product MEPINVLLLIICYFCLLICISYSTSKSANNNTFFKANNSSPWYVVAFGMIGASLSGVTFISVPGWVETQAMGYMQMVLGYVLGYAIIGLILLPLYYKLNLTSIYTYLANRFGNYSYKTGASFFLLSRTIGASFRLFLVANVLQLLLFDAYGIPFWLTVTITIALIWLYTFKGGIKTIVWTDTLQTLFMLIAVGVCIYTISEDMQITNLIEYVSKNKLSKTFFFDDWKAGNYFWKQFFSGAFIAVVMTGLDQDMMQKNLTCKNLKDAQKNMFWFTIVLVIVNLLFLILGVLLTDFAVQHGIHAHKDQLFPVIATKSTLGATTATFFLLGLIAAAYSSADSALTSLTTSFSIDILEIDKKESIRQQEKIRKKIHIAFSFILMTTILIFKYFIADASVIAKIFTFAGYTYGPLLGLYSFGLFTQKTTRDKLVPFICITAPILTYCISYFCKEKFNFDFGFFVLILNGLITFLGLLSFTKKTSNG
- a CDS encoding GNAT family N-acetyltransferase, which encodes MQTSPLLKLVPVGLKDLEKLILLSKKTYADSFSESNSTQNMNDYLKKAFNKQQLEKEIVNTESKFYFIKYNSEIAGYLKLNFGNSQTDLKDPNAMEIERIYILNKFQRKKIGQYLLDFAMKIANHRKLKYIWLGVWEKNLKAIKFYRKNGFKKNGSHPFKMGTETQTDDIMVKNI